DNA sequence from the Pedobacter sp. W3I1 genome:
GAGTATAAAAAATATTTCCAGCAGGAATTAACCAATAGCCTTGGTATTTATAAAAGTTATATTATAAAAGCGACTAATTTGTCACGCTTAAAAAAATTAGCTGAACTGTTGACCAAAAATAAAATCGAATTTGCTTTTGGTGGCGATAAAACGGGAAGAGGTTATGACTATGATACCCAAAAGGAAGAAAATTTTAGCATTGCCCGCAACGATTTGATTGTTAATATCCAGCAGCCGCGGGCAGTTTTGGCCAACGTTTTATTAGAACCTCAAACCCTTGTAACCGATTCTAATACTTATGATATTACAGCATGGGCCCTACCCTATGTGTACGGATTAAAGGGTTATGCCAGTAAAGAAAGTATTAAAGGGAAATATTCGGCAATTGAAGAGCCCAAAATAATCGATAATGAGTTGGAGAAGCCTCTTGCCTGGTTGTTTAGCTGGGGAACAAGCGAAGATGTTCAGGTATTAACGGCGCTGCAAAAAGAAAATATAAAAGTTAGACAGGCCGATCAGCCATTTGCTGTGAATGGTAAAGACTATCCTGCCGGAACCCTAATTGTGTTGAGGGCGGAAAACGAAAGACTGATAAAAGGCATGAAAGAGAAGGTTACATCAATCACAAAAATCTTAAACAGGCCAATCCAGGCCATTAGCAGTGGTTTTGTAGAAAAGGGGAAAGACTTTGGCTCTAACGTTTATCCATTGTTAAAACAACCTAAAATTGCCATTGTATCCGGTATGGAGGTTTCTTCTCTCGCTTTTGGCGAAGCCTGGTTTTTTCTTGAACATGATCTGAATCTATCTCCAAGCATTATTAATGCTAAAGACCTGAATAACCTGGATATTAATAAGGTAAACACCTTGATTTTGCCCGATGGAAGTTATAGCGCTTTTATAGGTGATGGTTTAACCGCATGGCTAAATAAAGGAGGAAGATTAATTTTAATGGAAGATGCCATCGAAAGTGTATTCGAGAAAAAAGGATTTGATATTAAAAAGAAGGAAGCTGTTATGAAAAAAGATGAAAAGCCAGCGGCAAACAAACTTCTTTTCAAGGATAAAGACAGAGACGATTTTGAAACCACCATACCCGGTGCAATTTACCGGATCAATCTTGATGCCAGCCACCCCTTTTCTTATGGCTTGGGTAAAAGCTATTACAGTTTAAAAACAGACCGTAAAATTTACGAGCCTCTTGTTAAAGGCTGGAACGTGGGTTTAATTAACGAGAAAAGCTTAATGGCTGGTGTTGTTGGCAAAAAAGCAAGGGAAGAGCTTAAAACCGGACTTTTAATCGGTGTACAAGATTTCGGCCATGGCCAGGTAGTTTATTTGGCTAACGACCCCCTGTTTAGAAACTTCTGGGAGGGAGGAAAAACCTTATTTGGGAATATAATTTTTTGCAAGTATTAGGATTCTTAATCAAAATTACTAATTATAACAACTAAAATAATACAATTGTATCTTTATGATTATTAATGAGATATGCTTGCGATAAATAGGTTTTGTTAAAAAATGTTAAAAATTTCTTGGCTTGAGTAATGGCAAAGCCTAAATTTGGAGCACATTAACTAACCTATTTAAAACAATGAAAAAACTTCTACAGAGTTTGTTCATGCTGATGCTGTGCGCAATTTCCGCAATGGCACAGGAACGAACAATCACCGGGACGGTTACGGCACAAGATGACAAATTGCCGATTCCTGGTGTCAGCATCAAAGTACTAGGAACAACATTAGGAACATCAACTGATCCTAGTGGAAAGTACACATTAAAAGTTCCATCTACAGCAAAATCATTAGAATTTTCATCTATTGGTTTTACAACTCAAACACGGGAGATCGGCTCTCAAACTGTCATTAATGCAGCTTTATTATCAGATTCCAAACAACTTGGAGAAGTAGTGGTTACTGCATTAGGTGTTTCCAGAGAAAAGAAAACCTTAGGTTACTCTTCTACACAAGTAGGAACCGATGAAATTAACCGAGGAGCACCAACTAATGCAGTTGCAGGCTTACAAGGTAAAGTAGCGGGGGTTGATATCTCTACTACTTCAGGTTCTCCGGGTGGATCTAGCAAGGTAATTTTAAGGGGTTTTTCTTCGGTTGGCGGAAACAACCAGCCGCTTTATGTGATTGATGGGGTTCCAATCAATAACTCAAGGCCAGGCGGAACTTCTGCACCAGGTACAGTTGGAGATATCTCTGAGAACTACGATTTTGGAAATGGTGCCAATGATATCAATCCAAATGATATCGAAACCATCAGTATCCTTAAAGGAGCTGCAGCGAGTTCTTTGTATGGTTCCAGGGCATCAAACGGTGTAATCTTAATCACCACTAAAAAGGGTAAAGCTGGAGCTTTGAAAATTGATCTGAGTTCATCAGCTTCTTTTACCAATGTTGCTATTGTTCCAAGTATCCAGGATCAATATGGTCAAGGCTGGAGTAAAGAGAACTGGCTAGCGGAAAACGGAAGCTGGGGTCCGAAGTTAGATGGTATGACGAGGCCTTGGGGGCCAATCGTTAATGGCGATCAGGAAACAAAACCTTTTGTAGCCGTTAAGGATAACTTCCGTGATGCATTTGATACCGGCCAGGAATTTAATAACAGTTTAGCGCTTAGCGGTGGTAACGAAACCTCAACTTTCCACCTTTCTTATGGTAATATCTATAGCAACGGTATTCTTCCCGGGGCAAATGATACGTATAAGCGTAATAATTTATCGCTTAGCGGATCAACTAAATACAAAGGGCTTACTGTAGCTGCTTCGGCCAATTACGTAGGTAAAAATACAAGAGCAGTTCAAACAGGGCAAGCCGTATCTGGCATCGGATCATCATTTTATGAAGATTTATTACAGATTCCGGTAGATTATCCATTTACCAACTTTAAAGATTACAATAATAAATTCTACAATGTAGATAATTATTTTTCTCCTTTCTCTCAAAATCCATATTACTCCGTTTACGAGAATGGTTCCCGTTTCAAAAGCGACCGCTTTTATGGAAACGTAGATTTAAAATATAAAGCAACAGAATGGTTATCGTTCCAATTCCAACAAGGAGCAGATTTAACAAATAATGCCAGTAAGTTTTGGAATGCCAAAAACAATCCAGCTATTGGCAGCTGGGCCGGTGGCGGAAACGATGAGGGTTACACCAGACAAGAAAGTGTGGGTAATGTAATTGAAGGATCGGAAAGATATTTTGAATACGATTCGAAATTAAATGCCCTTTTTACCAAAAAGTTCGGAACAGATTTCGATATCAATGGCCTAATCGGTGTTAACTATAATGACAGAGGGTACCGTTCAGTATATACTGGTGTAGAAAATTTAGCTATCCCAGGGTTTTACCAGATTAACAATAGTGCAAACGATCCAACCAGTACAAGTGCAGAGAACGAAAGAAGATTGTTCGGCGCATATGCTTCTGCAACATTGGGCTATAAAAATTATGCCTT
Encoded proteins:
- a CDS encoding M14 metallopeptidase family protein, which produces MKRLLTFCLISLSSVLFVQAQLKSPDDFLGYELGSHFTPHHKVADYFRQTATASPKNMKLVEYGKTHEGRPLMVAIVSSAENITKLEQIRNNNLVLATGTNNSVDLTNQPAILWLSYNVHGNEANSTETSMKMLYTLVSGNNKPATDWLKNTVVVIDPCLNPDGRDRYVNYFNSVVGKTPNADPLSREHIEPWPGGRPNHYYFDLNRDWAWQTQIESQQRLALYNQWMPQVHVDFHEQSYNEPYYFAPAAEPVHQDITPWQRSFQVIVGKNNARYFDAEGWQYFTKERFDLLYPSYGDTYPLYNGSIGMTYEQGGIRAGLSVVTNDGDTLTLKDRIAHHFTTGMSTLEVTSLNHQKLLEEYKKYFQQELTNSLGIYKSYIIKATNLSRLKKLAELLTKNKIEFAFGGDKTGRGYDYDTQKEENFSIARNDLIVNIQQPRAVLANVLLEPQTLVTDSNTYDITAWALPYVYGLKGYASKESIKGKYSAIEEPKIIDNELEKPLAWLFSWGTSEDVQVLTALQKENIKVRQADQPFAVNGKDYPAGTLIVLRAENERLIKGMKEKVTSITKILNRPIQAISSGFVEKGKDFGSNVYPLLKQPKIAIVSGMEVSSLAFGEAWFFLEHDLNLSPSIINAKDLNNLDINKVNTLILPDGSYSAFIGDGLTAWLNKGGRLILMEDAIESVFEKKGFDIKKKEAVMKKDEKPAANKLLFKDKDRDDFETTIPGAIYRINLDASHPFSYGLGKSYYSLKTDRKIYEPLVKGWNVGLINEKSLMAGVVGKKAREELKTGLLIGVQDFGHGQVVYLANDPLFRNFWEGGKTLFGNIIFCKY
- a CDS encoding SusC/RagA family TonB-linked outer membrane protein, which encodes MKKLLQSLFMLMLCAISAMAQERTITGTVTAQDDKLPIPGVSIKVLGTTLGTSTDPSGKYTLKVPSTAKSLEFSSIGFTTQTREIGSQTVINAALLSDSKQLGEVVVTALGVSREKKTLGYSSTQVGTDEINRGAPTNAVAGLQGKVAGVDISTTSGSPGGSSKVILRGFSSVGGNNQPLYVIDGVPINNSRPGGTSAPGTVGDISENYDFGNGANDINPNDIETISILKGAAASSLYGSRASNGVILITTKKGKAGALKIDLSSSASFTNVAIVPSIQDQYGQGWSKENWLAENGSWGPKLDGMTRPWGPIVNGDQETKPFVAVKDNFRDAFDTGQEFNNSLALSGGNETSTFHLSYGNIYSNGILPGANDTYKRNNLSLSGSTKYKGLTVAASANYVGKNTRAVQTGQAVSGIGSSFYEDLLQIPVDYPFTNFKDYNNKFYNVDNYFSPFSQNPYYSVYENGSRFKSDRFYGNVDLKYKATEWLSFQFQQGADLTNNASKFWNAKNNPAIGSWAGGGNDEGYTRQESVGNVIEGSERYFEYDSKLNALFTKKFGTDFDINGLIGVNYNDRGYRSVYTGVENLAIPGFYQINNSANDPTSTSAENERRLFGAYASATLGYKNYAFLTLNARNDWSSTLPADNRSFFYPGANLAVVLSDALDLSSAKISFLKVRAAVGQTGSDTDPYRIFNTLSRTSAALGFGNIIFPIAGVPGYSVSDILNNPDLKPEISTETEFGGEIRFFNNRLGLDVSYYNRVTKDQIIPVVTAPSSGVTSRIVNFGKIRNRGVEIALTGTPVKNENFTWDIGYTFTRNRNLVLELPDGLDKLVLNTAYDAQFVARVGQPLGVLEAPVAKYDPQGRIVVGSNGFPLLADNNGSYGTSQRDFIMGLTNSFKFKEFTLGFTLDYRKGGVFYSGTADLLNFVGNDIKTLYNDRRTFIIPNSVVQVNNPGGGVSYVENTTPISEGNVNALYYTNNGKAVAYQNRILDKTFLKVRDITLSYSLPKSIAQKIRADRATITVYGRNLITWLPKENRTIDPEVSNFGNDLTSEFGEFRTGPSVRNVGLSLNLTF